In one Candidatus Nomurabacteria bacterium genomic region, the following are encoded:
- a CDS encoding DEAD/DEAH box helicase, translating to MNTPETKAVPAFSELGIAPKLLEALTARGLVTPTPIQAQAIPVALEGKDMIGIAQTGTGKTLAFAIPMIQRISKSKGRGLIILPTRELALQVEEELQKIAKHIGLRTTVLIGGQSMRPQLDSLRRKPHVIVATPGRLIDHLDQKTVKLDDVHVLVLDEADRMLDMGFEPQIKRVLQTVPDERQTMLFSATMPPEIVHIANKYMEQPTRVEVATAGTANARVTQEMILVPRQDKIRLLEKLLTDTKETVLVFSRTKHGAHKIAFQIQRMGHTAAEIHSDRSLNQRKEALAGFKSGKYRILVATDIAARGIDVKEIGLVVNFDLPDNPDDYVHRIGRTGRASHEGRAISFATPDQIRDIKSIERIIRKEIPRSRLPVDLPAHRTAVTNEELGDSRSVYGRDLGGRATYGRAREQARSYGKSSGSSSSYGKPRTSSYGASRTDSFGGPKSFGSKPSYSDRKPAYGAKPAYAKKNDRSKYSNRSTGSSDIPPVIITGGRVKIHG from the coding sequence ATGAATACGCCAGAAACCAAGGCCGTACCAGCTTTTAGTGAGCTCGGTATTGCCCCTAAGCTCCTCGAAGCCCTTACGGCTCGTGGCTTAGTCACGCCAACACCTATTCAAGCACAGGCAATCCCTGTCGCCCTTGAAGGTAAAGACATGATCGGTATCGCTCAAACCGGTACTGGTAAAACCCTCGCTTTTGCGATTCCGATGATTCAACGCATCTCAAAATCCAAAGGACGTGGTCTTATTATTCTTCCAACACGCGAACTTGCTTTGCAGGTTGAAGAAGAACTCCAAAAAATTGCTAAGCACATCGGCTTACGTACAACGGTTTTGATTGGTGGCCAGTCTATGCGTCCTCAATTGGACTCATTACGTCGCAAACCACATGTGATCGTAGCAACCCCGGGTCGCCTTATTGATCACCTTGATCAAAAAACGGTTAAACTCGACGATGTCCATGTACTCGTTCTTGATGAAGCTGATCGCATGTTAGATATGGGTTTTGAACCACAAATCAAACGCGTGCTTCAAACCGTACCTGACGAACGTCAGACCATGTTGTTTTCAGCAACCATGCCTCCAGAAATTGTGCATATCGCCAATAAATACATGGAGCAACCAACACGCGTAGAAGTTGCCACCGCTGGTACTGCAAACGCACGTGTTACCCAAGAAATGATCTTGGTCCCTCGTCAAGATAAAATTCGTCTTCTTGAAAAACTCCTCACGGATACAAAAGAAACCGTTCTTGTTTTTTCACGTACAAAACACGGTGCGCATAAAATCGCTTTTCAAATTCAACGCATGGGCCACACGGCTGCTGAGATTCACTCAGACCGTTCGCTCAACCAACGTAAAGAAGCCCTCGCAGGCTTTAAGAGCGGCAAGTACCGTATTCTCGTTGCAACTGATATCGCTGCACGTGGTATCGATGTGAAAGAGATCGGTCTCGTGGTTAACTTTGATCTTCCGGACAATCCAGATGATTACGTTCACCGTATTGGTCGTACCGGTCGTGCAAGCCACGAAGGTCGCGCTATCTCCTTTGCAACTCCTGATCAAATTCGTGACATTAAGTCGATCGAACGCATCATCCGCAAAGAAATCCCTCGTTCAAGATTGCCAGTAGATCTTCCTGCGCACCGCACTGCGGTAACCAACGAAGAACTCGGTGATTCTCGATCCGTCTACGGACGTGATCTTGGCGGTCGCGCAACCTATGGACGCGCACGCGAACAAGCTCGCTCCTATGGAAAAAGCTCAGGTTCTAGCTCAAGCTACGGCAAACCTCGCACATCATCCTATGGTGCATCTCGCACGGATTCATTCGGTGGCCCAAAATCCTTTGGAAGCAAACCTTCTTACAGTGATCGCAAGCCTGCCTATGGCGCAAAACCTGCCTACGCAAAAAAGAACGATCGCAGTAAATACAGCAATCGTTCAACTGGTTCATCAGACATCCCTCCAGTAATCATTACTGGTGGCCGTGTAAAAATCCACGGATAA
- a CDS encoding Zn-dependent oligopeptidase — MNIETHPLEACLTAEGVRMHANQHLEKAKTLQKNIAALKEKSPLTWEETFDALDDLHFMIGEASSIPHLMAATHPDKEVRDAAREGEPKISAFITELLLDEDVFHVLERFEKQQSETEPSRLRFMRESLNEYRRNGLGLPKDKQQELKDLNKKLTDLGQVFDQNLAETLSIKIKPEQLVGLSEQYIAQHQPDTEGVIHITTDYPDLVPFMRDAKDRDAALELYTLNANRCLANLPLLKEMIALRRQKAALLGHNTWADYVLEPRMAKDAKTVETFLHDLHQGLITPREKEFAIFDELAQRLELPHGNQLRASDSSYLNEKATQERFQLDGQILSQYFEVNAVKHGILRVIEDLYNVRFEEQPKQGVHPDIETYHVIDKGEVIGTLHLDLYPRPDKYKHMAVFGMRASSKKNGKVILPICSLVCNFAQSKDGTPALLTHSDVETFFHEMGHAMHRIFGQTELASQSGTSVAWDFVEVPSQLFENWAWDRVVLDRFAKHHLTGETIPQDLFDALTASRNFGEATFTERQLFLATLDFTYHTAPAIEDTTKVYDGLYPQFSHFKRPENTHPEASFGHLNGYDAAYYGYQWALAIAHDVASRFFSEGLMNPATGAAYREAILSQGDSADGYALVERFLGRKPNNEAYKKYLGL; from the coding sequence ATGAACATCGAAACACATCCGCTTGAAGCCTGCCTTACCGCCGAAGGCGTACGCATGCACGCAAATCAACACCTAGAGAAGGCCAAAACCCTCCAAAAAAACATCGCTGCCTTAAAAGAAAAATCTCCTCTTACCTGGGAAGAAACCTTTGACGCTCTCGATGATTTACACTTTATGATTGGTGAAGCGAGCTCCATCCCGCACCTTATGGCAGCCACACATCCTGACAAAGAGGTGCGTGATGCCGCACGCGAAGGAGAACCAAAAATCAGCGCTTTTATCACCGAACTCCTTTTAGATGAGGATGTATTTCATGTACTTGAACGATTTGAAAAACAACAAAGCGAAACCGAACCTTCGCGTTTGCGCTTTATGCGTGAATCGTTAAACGAATATCGTCGCAATGGTCTCGGACTCCCAAAAGACAAACAGCAAGAATTAAAAGATCTTAATAAAAAACTGACCGATCTTGGACAGGTATTTGATCAAAATCTTGCCGAAACGCTTTCGATAAAAATAAAGCCCGAACAACTCGTGGGACTTTCTGAGCAATACATCGCTCAACACCAGCCAGATACTGAGGGAGTCATACATATTACGACCGACTATCCAGACTTGGTGCCTTTTATGCGTGATGCAAAGGATCGTGATGCCGCATTAGAACTTTACACGCTTAATGCAAATCGTTGCTTAGCCAATCTTCCATTACTTAAGGAGATGATTGCTTTGCGTCGTCAAAAAGCCGCGCTCCTAGGTCACAACACTTGGGCGGATTATGTGCTAGAACCGCGTATGGCAAAAGACGCAAAAACGGTCGAAACTTTTTTACACGATCTTCATCAAGGACTTATTACACCACGCGAAAAAGAATTTGCTATCTTTGACGAACTCGCTCAACGATTAGAGCTTCCTCATGGCAATCAATTGCGAGCAAGTGACTCCTCCTATCTAAACGAAAAAGCAACTCAAGAACGCTTTCAATTGGACGGACAAATACTTAGCCAATATTTCGAAGTAAACGCCGTCAAACATGGCATTCTTCGTGTTATTGAGGATCTCTACAATGTGCGATTTGAAGAGCAGCCAAAGCAAGGTGTTCACCCTGATATTGAGACCTACCACGTCATTGATAAAGGCGAAGTTATCGGTACATTGCATCTTGATCTTTACCCACGCCCAGACAAGTATAAACACATGGCTGTTTTTGGGATGCGTGCCAGCAGCAAAAAGAACGGAAAAGTCATTCTTCCAATATGTTCGCTTGTTTGTAATTTTGCTCAATCAAAAGATGGTACGCCGGCACTCCTCACTCATAGCGATGTCGAAACATTCTTTCATGAAATGGGTCATGCGATGCATCGAATCTTTGGTCAAACGGAGCTCGCGAGTCAGAGTGGCACCAGTGTCGCTTGGGACTTTGTCGAAGTCCCTTCTCAACTTTTCGAAAACTGGGCTTGGGATCGTGTCGTTCTTGATCGTTTTGCAAAACATCATCTTACTGGAGAGACTATTCCTCAAGACCTCTTTGATGCTTTGACAGCCTCGCGTAACTTTGGCGAAGCAACGTTTACAGAACGGCAACTCTTTCTCGCAACACTGGACTTTACCTATCACACCGCTCCAGCGATTGAAGACACCACAAAAGTCTATGATGGGCTTTATCCACAGTTCTCACATTTCAAACGCCCTGAGAACACCCACCCAGAGGCAAGCTTCGGCCACCTAAACGGCTATGACGCCGCCTATTATGGCTACCAGTGGGCCTTAGCGATCGCTCATGATGTTGCGAGTCGCTTCTTCTCTGAAGGCCTCATGAACCCCGCCACAGGCGCCGCCTACCGCGAAGCCATCCTCTCACAAGGAGACAGCGCCGACGGATATGCTCTTGTTGAGCGCTTTTTAGGCAGAAAACCAAATAATGAAGCCTATAAGAAGTATTTGGGGCTCTAA
- a CDS encoding RNA polymerase sigma factor, which yields MSMLLDTMTDEQLVSQTLEHKEAFGVLVRRYSDKLTRYIQRLGVFRREDAEDVLQNVFIKAYRNLNGFDSSLKFSSWIYRITHNEAMSFFRSRKARPEGSLIGDSEIVLDVLPSLLDIESEASKSLDSDILRKALYKLDAKYRDVLVLRYFEEREYNEISDILQVPVSTVGTLISRAKKKLKEYFAKDPR from the coding sequence ATGTCCATGCTTTTAGATACCATGACGGATGAACAGCTCGTTTCTCAAACCTTAGAGCATAAGGAGGCTTTTGGTGTGCTCGTAAGGCGATATAGCGATAAACTTACGAGATATATTCAACGTCTTGGTGTTTTTCGACGTGAGGATGCGGAGGATGTTCTACAGAATGTTTTTATCAAAGCCTATCGTAATCTCAATGGATTTGATTCTTCTTTGAAATTTTCTTCATGGATTTATCGTATTACTCATAACGAAGCTATGAGTTTTTTTCGTTCACGTAAAGCTCGTCCTGAAGGTTCACTTATCGGGGATAGCGAAATCGTGCTCGATGTTTTGCCTTCGTTATTAGATATAGAGTCCGAAGCAAGCAAATCTTTAGATAGCGACATCCTTCGTAAAGCGCTCTATAAGCTGGATGCCAAGTATCGTGATGTTCTCGTGCTGCGTTATTTTGAAGAGCGTGAATATAACGAAATATCGGATATTTTACAGGTACCTGTGAGTACTGTTGGTACGCTTATTTCTCGAGCAAAGAAAAAACTCAAAGAGTATTTTGCAAAAGACCCACGTTAA
- a CDS encoding DUF3486 family protein → MNKRKTTYSLALIIPLFALMVIVAPLSSVSAHGFGGEKTPLTQEQKDVLAKAKTLIDEGKKDEAQQLIKDAGLPTGRAAMHRYKKGVKEPTEEMKQQHEAVTAAIVANDFASFKELTADKPFAGDIDADAFAKLVEAEKLRAAGDEAGAKELLKDIVKHDIGKLMKEHKQFKQKVRNGFQKPWSANKNETAK, encoded by the coding sequence ATGAATAAACGTAAAACAACCTACTCATTAGCACTTATTATCCCGCTGTTTGCCCTCATGGTCATCGTAGCTCCGCTTTCGAGCGTATCAGCACATGGTTTCGGTGGTGAAAAGACACCTCTTACACAAGAACAAAAAGATGTTTTAGCAAAAGCGAAAACACTCATCGATGAAGGTAAGAAGGATGAAGCGCAGCAGCTTATCAAAGATGCTGGCTTACCCACAGGACGAGCAGCTATGCATCGTTATAAAAAGGGTGTGAAAGAGCCAACCGAAGAGATGAAACAACAACATGAAGCCGTAACGGCAGCTATTGTTGCCAATGACTTCGCTTCCTTTAAAGAACTAACCGCTGACAAGCCATTTGCAGGTGATATTGATGCAGACGCTTTTGCAAAGCTTGTAGAAGCTGAGAAGCTTCGTGCCGCAGGTGATGAAGCGGGTGCAAAAGAATTGCTTAAAGATATTGTGAAGCATGATATCGGTAAGCTAATGAAAGAACACAAGCAGTTCAAACAAAAAGTACGAAATGGTTTTCAAAAGCCATGGAGTGCAAATAAAAATGAAACAGCCAAATAA
- a CDS encoding SH3 domain-containing protein: MRKTLAIVSMLSLFSTTMPSTAFAGGCFEDPIYDRQWTATVTTGARVRDVACMEGSTVLTTIAVGSKVALIGETDGWYKIKTVDGKVGWVGQQLVSVSQTPFTAPPVTIKPKPELVISSPAATRLRGYILLRVEKYGEAWYVSPENGARYYMKDGATAYQMMRSFGLGITESDYAKLVVGNGPFIDRLKGKIVLRVQEHGEAYYIHPNGTVHYLKDGAVAYELMRKLSLGIKDADLLKISEGILKIK; the protein is encoded by the coding sequence ATGCGAAAAACCCTAGCTATTGTATCAATGCTGTCGTTGTTTTCAACGACGATGCCAAGTACCGCCTTTGCTGGAGGATGTTTTGAAGATCCTATTTATGATCGTCAATGGACGGCGACGGTTACAACCGGTGCTCGCGTAAGAGATGTTGCTTGTATGGAAGGTTCAACGGTACTCACAACAATTGCCGTGGGCAGCAAGGTTGCGTTAATAGGAGAGACAGATGGTTGGTACAAGATAAAAACAGTTGATGGAAAGGTTGGTTGGGTTGGTCAGCAATTGGTAAGCGTATCTCAGACGCCATTTACAGCGCCTCCCGTTACAATAAAGCCAAAGCCTGAGCTGGTTATCTCTTCGCCTGCCGCAACAAGATTACGTGGGTATATTTTATTGCGTGTCGAAAAATACGGTGAAGCTTGGTACGTCTCGCCAGAAAATGGCGCTCGTTACTATATGAAAGACGGCGCTACCGCTTACCAAATGATGCGATCTTTTGGCTTAGGGATTACAGAAAGTGATTATGCAAAGCTTGTTGTAGGTAACGGCCCGTTTATTGATCGCTTGAAAGGCAAAATCGTCTTACGTGTGCAAGAACACGGTGAAGCTTATTATATTCACCCAAATGGAACGGTGCATTACCTTAAGGACGGAGCCGTTGCCTACGAGCTCATGCGTAAGTTAAGCCTTGGCATCAAGGATGCGGATTTGTTAAAAATCAGCGAAGGCATTTTAAAGATCAAATAA
- a CDS encoding MFS transporter has protein sequence MIINESKRNIFIMGGVMLAMLLSALDQTILSTAMPKVVSELNGFEHLSWVFTAYMLASTITVPIFGKLSDLFGRRGFYLLGILIFLVGSALSGMSQNMTQLILFRAIQGIGGGAIMVNSFAIIGDIFPPGERGKYQGMIGGVFGLASIIGPLLGGWLTDNASWRWTFYVNIPIGILALIALAILLPKIKPDIKSVSIDYAGALTLAGTLGTLLLGLVWGGSQYAWKSPEILGLFSASAFLATCFVLIEYYAKEPILPLELFKNRVFTASAMSVFLSSMGMFGAIMYIPLFAQGVIGVTATYSGLILTPLMLGLIVASAVTGQIVSRTGRYKLLAVLGMAITASGMYLLSRMNVDTNQTVLVINMIVSGFGLGIGMPIFTIVTQSAFDHSKLGTVTAGVQMFRSIGGTVGTAILGSVLNDRMAKNLSGIEHNSVYVALERISPTGVDINALTQFLTKDGKERLSNLISQMPGQSSAALATHLDNFNHLIATAFASSVGEVFATATIIVSIGVLAATLLPRIEIRGRKSVAPATIPNLVQPPSEVIQSSVHVPILTESEPTSWELRKTANALFDLKYHAVIGTNIALPTFSAELLTQVNKSLLQLHHEFPDTEITHIDVRSEALYVSFIASPSIRLQDAIERIKQKATQYLELSESPWSHGYLAVAGTPIDTELAYSYLALQSQEEKGMIKIRLIAP, from the coding sequence ATGATTATCAACGAATCAAAACGCAACATTTTTATCATGGGTGGCGTGATGCTTGCCATGCTGCTTTCGGCTTTAGACCAAACAATACTTTCGACAGCCATGCCAAAGGTTGTTTCAGAATTAAATGGCTTTGAACATTTAAGCTGGGTCTTTACTGCTTACATGCTTGCATCAACTATTACTGTGCCTATTTTTGGTAAGCTATCAGATCTTTTTGGACGTCGTGGCTTTTATTTATTAGGTATTCTGATTTTTTTAGTGGGCTCCGCTCTCTCTGGCATGTCACAAAACATGACACAGCTAATCCTATTTCGAGCCATTCAAGGTATCGGCGGTGGTGCCATTATGGTCAATTCTTTCGCGATTATCGGTGATATATTTCCTCCTGGTGAGCGTGGAAAGTATCAGGGCATGATTGGTGGCGTCTTTGGACTTGCAAGTATTATTGGCCCATTACTTGGAGGCTGGCTCACAGATAATGCAAGCTGGCGTTGGACCTTTTATGTCAATATCCCGATCGGTATCTTGGCTCTTATAGCTCTTGCTATCTTGTTGCCTAAAATTAAACCAGACATTAAATCGGTTTCAATTGATTATGCTGGTGCATTAACGCTAGCCGGTACGCTTGGCACGCTTTTACTTGGTCTTGTTTGGGGCGGAAGTCAATACGCGTGGAAATCGCCTGAGATCCTTGGCTTGTTCAGCGCTTCTGCTTTTTTAGCAACATGCTTTGTCTTGATTGAATATTATGCCAAAGAGCCTATCCTGCCGTTAGAGCTCTTCAAAAATAGAGTCTTTACCGCGTCTGCGATGAGTGTGTTTCTCTCATCAATGGGTATGTTTGGTGCAATCATGTATATTCCACTCTTTGCGCAAGGAGTGATTGGTGTAACCGCCACGTATTCAGGGCTCATTCTCACGCCATTAATGCTTGGTCTCATTGTTGCTAGTGCCGTGACAGGGCAAATCGTTTCAAGAACTGGACGCTATAAACTCTTAGCTGTACTCGGTATGGCTATTACCGCTAGCGGGATGTATCTACTCTCTCGTATGAATGTAGATACGAATCAAACCGTCCTCGTGATCAATATGATTGTATCAGGCTTTGGTCTTGGTATCGGTATGCCGATTTTTACTATTGTCACCCAAAGCGCATTTGATCATTCTAAGCTTGGTACGGTAACGGCGGGCGTACAAATGTTTCGTTCGATTGGCGGTACCGTAGGCACAGCGATTCTTGGCTCTGTATTAAATGATCGGATGGCAAAAAATTTATCAGGCATTGAACATAACTCTGTCTACGTAGCACTTGAGAGAATCTCTCCTACCGGCGTTGATATCAATGCTCTGACACAATTTTTAACCAAAGATGGCAAAGAACGTCTATCGAACTTAATAAGCCAAATGCCTGGTCAATCATCTGCAGCACTTGCCACGCATTTAGATAACTTTAATCATTTGATTGCGACAGCCTTTGCTTCATCCGTGGGTGAAGTCTTTGCTACAGCGACTATCATTGTAAGCATAGGCGTATTAGCGGCTACGCTCTTACCTCGTATCGAAATACGTGGTCGTAAGTCTGTTGCTCCAGCTACTATACCGAATTTAGTTCAACCACCATCTGAAGTTATCCAGTCATCAGTTCATGTACCAATATTAACAGAATCCGAACCGACATCTTGGGAATTACGCAAAACAGCAAATGCTCTCTTTGACCTTAAATATCACGCAGTGATAGGTACGAACATAGCTCTCCCAACGTTTTCTGCTGAATTACTAACACAGGTTAATAAGAGTTTACTCCAATTACATCACGAGTTTCCTGACACAGAAATTACTCATATTGATGTACGTTCTGAAGCTTTATACGTATCATTTATCGCTTCACCAAGCATTAGATTGCAAGATGCTATCGAGCGCATAAAACAAAAAGCCACTCAATACCTTGAGTTATCAGAATCACCCTGGTCTCATGGATATCTTGCCGTTGCGGGAACACCCATAGATACAGAGCTTGCCTATTCTTATCTCGCGCTACAATCGCAAGAAGAAAAAGGTATGATAAAAATCCGTTTAATCGCTCCATAA
- a CDS encoding MarR family transcriptional regulator, giving the protein MPISPKREITKLADLILVTGRAIKESPTGDEQDPLAMGHFKVLRYISEQTLPTMRDVAEALRITPPTATVMVDSLITKKYVRRSIDKKDRRRILLRMTSAGQAILVEQEACFKKRVTTILSCLNTDERKQFESILIKITSSVVKK; this is encoded by the coding sequence ATGCCTATAAGTCCAAAACGCGAGATTACCAAGTTAGCGGACTTGATTTTGGTAACAGGACGCGCCATCAAAGAGTCTCCTACGGGTGACGAGCAAGACCCGCTGGCTATGGGGCATTTTAAAGTATTACGCTATATATCTGAGCAAACACTACCAACGATGCGAGATGTAGCTGAAGCTTTACGTATCACGCCACCAACAGCAACGGTAATGGTAGATAGTTTGATTACTAAAAAGTATGTGCGTCGTAGCATAGATAAAAAAGATCGCCGTCGTATACTTTTGCGAATGACTTCTGCGGGTCAGGCTATTCTCGTTGAGCAAGAAGCCTGTTTTAAAAAACGCGTAACAACCATTTTATCTTGTTTAAATACAGATGAACGCAAGCAATTTGAAAGCATTCTTATTAAGATCACTTCAAGCGTGGTTAAAAAGTAA
- a CDS encoding DUF817 domain-containing protein yields the protein MQKGLLTEFWIFGLKQTRASIFAGSFFILLFLSNYLPLGPLYRYDFLFLASLALQVVLYYTKIETKDEIKTITLFHILGLCLELYKTQPWVGSWSYPEPGIFRISTVPLFSGFMYAAIGSYISQSWRIMKLNLTGPVPYFASAVLSALIYLNFFTNHFVQDIRWILIFGVFYIYRKTWVAFIVTDKKRRMPLSLSFLLIAFFIWIAENISTYLGAWKYPDQHIAWSIVSLHKISSWFLLVIISVILIANLKHAKQNRQ from the coding sequence ATGCAAAAAGGGCTTTTAACTGAATTCTGGATCTTCGGACTCAAACAAACCCGCGCTTCTATTTTTGCTGGCTCGTTTTTCATCCTCCTTTTCCTTTCAAATTACTTACCTTTGGGCCCTCTGTATCGATATGACTTTTTATTTCTTGCTTCGTTAGCCCTTCAAGTAGTACTTTATTACACAAAAATTGAAACAAAAGACGAAATAAAAACCATCACCCTATTTCATATTTTAGGGCTGTGTCTCGAACTTTATAAAACCCAACCATGGGTAGGCTCATGGTCTTATCCTGAACCAGGCATCTTTAGAATCAGCACCGTCCCACTTTTTAGCGGCTTTATGTATGCCGCTATCGGAAGCTATATCAGCCAATCATGGCGAATCATGAAGCTAAACCTCACAGGACCCGTCCCTTATTTTGCTTCTGCTGTTTTAAGTGCGCTTATTTATCTCAACTTTTTTACGAATCATTTTGTACAAGACATTCGCTGGATTCTCATCTTCGGAGTCTTTTATATCTATAGAAAAACCTGGGTAGCATTTATCGTCACGGATAAAAAAAGACGTATGCCGCTCTCGCTTTCGTTTTTACTCATCGCCTTTTTTATCTGGATTGCAGAAAATATCTCTACTTATCTAGGCGCCTGGAAATATCCTGACCAACATATTGCCTGGAGCATAGTCTCTCTACACAAGATTAGTTCTTGGTTTCTATTAGTCATTATCAGCGTTATCTTGATCGCAAACCTTAAGCACGCAAAACAAAACCGCCAATAA
- a CDS encoding NAD(P)-binding protein: MAKKHSTTALTAEQKQAQDARYAEGHDYDYVIIGSGNSSLVASSLLVNKGYKVCILEAHDIPGGYVQSF; this comes from the coding sequence ATGGCGAAAAAACACAGCACAACAGCGTTAACCGCTGAACAAAAGCAAGCGCAAGACGCTCGTTATGCAGAGGGTCACGATTATGATTACGTTATTATCGGTAGTGGTAATTCGTCATTGGTAGCGAGTTCACTATTGGTAAACAAAGGGTACAAGGTCTGTATTCTTGAGGCTCATGATATCCCGGGTGGTTATGTTCAGTCATTTTAA
- a CDS encoding NAD(P)/FAD-dependent oxidoreductase produces the protein MFSHFKMGEYYFCGQVHYIWGCGPGGKIYEFLKHVGLEKDITFELLDPKGYDVMSMPDGKRVGIPYDFENLVKNIEEAYPGQGAAVKKFSDIMMKVRKEFSYLPARAWTIKDYATIWYKVLSLIKYQNATVQQVFDECGVARESQDVLMAGAGDFMECADKLSFFAFAGLFGGYNTGAYYPTKHFKYYVDRLVQFITDKPGCHIYYETEVTKIVTKDGKVQHIETKDGKVFKGKNYICNADPALAAKLIVGEDFPAEYKKKLDYEYSPSGLIIYLGLKDIDLRKYDFGSFNIWHQEQWDMNKTWKELLGGNFTNPWVFLSTPTLHSDAPGTTPEGGSILEIETLVDYQEMKDLMNKSYTDYLKRKNEIADKLLDIVEKKFIPDLKKHIAVKVVGTTTTNEDFVMAPRGNAYGAALYPKYLKKRLFGTTPFSNFFWCNATSGWGGIYGTTNTGMKLYTQLTGDDFYVDVSDEQLIAELPKYYPDQF, from the coding sequence ATGTTCAGTCATTTTAAGATGGGTGAATATTATTTCTGTGGTCAGGTCCACTATATTTGGGGCTGTGGGCCAGGTGGTAAAATCTACGAATTTCTGAAACATGTTGGCTTAGAAAAAGACATTACGTTTGAATTATTAGATCCAAAAGGATATGACGTGATGTCGATGCCGGACGGCAAGCGTGTTGGTATCCCTTATGACTTTGAGAATTTGGTAAAAAATATTGAGGAGGCCTATCCTGGACAAGGTGCGGCTGTAAAGAAGTTTTCAGATATTATGATGAAGGTAAGAAAAGAATTTTCTTACTTGCCCGCGCGCGCTTGGACGATCAAAGACTATGCAACCATTTGGTACAAGGTTTTGAGCTTGATTAAATATCAAAATGCGACCGTACAGCAGGTGTTTGATGAATGTGGCGTTGCTCGTGAATCACAAGATGTATTAATGGCTGGCGCAGGTGATTTTATGGAATGCGCAGACAAACTCTCGTTCTTTGCTTTCGCTGGTCTTTTTGGCGGATACAATACTGGCGCTTACTATCCAACGAAGCATTTTAAATACTACGTTGATCGTTTAGTGCAATTTATTACCGATAAGCCTGGTTGCCATATTTATTATGAAACTGAGGTAACAAAGATCGTTACAAAAGACGGTAAGGTTCAGCATATTGAAACAAAAGACGGTAAGGTCTTTAAGGGTAAAAACTATATCTGTAATGCTGATCCAGCCTTGGCGGCGAAGCTCATTGTTGGTGAAGACTTTCCTGCTGAATATAAAAAGAAGCTCGATTATGAGTATTCTCCATCCGGTCTCATTATCTATCTTGGGTTAAAGGATATTGATTTACGAAAGTATGACTTTGGTAGTTTTAATATCTGGCATCAAGAACAATGGGACATGAATAAGACGTGGAAGGAATTACTTGGTGGTAACTTTACGAATCCTTGGGTCTTTTTGTCGACACCAACCTTGCATAGCGATGCTCCTGGTACGACCCCAGAAGGCGGTTCTATTCTTGAGATAGAAACTCTTGTTGATTATCAAGAGATGAAAGACTTGATGAATAAGTCTTATACAGATTATCTTAAGCGTAAAAATGAAATCGCAGACAAGCTTTTGGACATCGTTGAAAAAAAGTTTATCCCGGATCTCAAAAAACATATCGCTGTTAAAGTTGTTGGGACCACTACAACAAACGAAGACTTTGTCATGGCACCACGTGGTAATGCATACGGAGCAGCGCTTTATCCAAAATATCTAAAAAAGCGCCTCTTTGGGACGACGCCATTTAGCAATTTCTTTTGGTGTAATGCTACGAGTGGTTGGGGCGGTATCTATGGCACAACAAATACAGGTATGAAGTTGTACACACAGCTCACTGGTGATGACTTCTACGTAGATGTAAGTGACGAGCAACTTATTGCTGAGTTACCGAAGTATTATCCAGATCAATTTTAA